The sequence GGTCGGCGGGCGCGGCGTTCAGTTGGGGGCTCCAGAAGAGTGGTGGGCGGTCCAGGGGTCGGTGACCTGCTTCGAGACATGGACCCGCAGGTCCCATCCGAGGCGGTCGGAAATCGCTTCGAGCTGTGCGGCGGCCTGCTCGCACCAGGGCCACTCGGTGGCCCAGTGCGCGGCGTCGACCAGGCCGAGCGGCGAGTGCTGGGTGGCCTCGGAGGCCGGGTGGTGGCGCAGGTCGGCGGTGAGGAAGGCGTCCACGCCCGCGGCGCGCACCGCGTCGAAGAGGCTGTCGCCCGATCCGCCGCTCACCGCGACGGTGCGCACGAGCGCCTCCGGGTCGCCGGCGAGGCGGATGCCCTGCGCGGTGGCGGGCAGCCGGGCGGCGGCACGGGCGGCGAACGCGCCCAGGGTCTCGGGGTGGTCGAGCACGCAGATCCGGCCGAGTCCGCGG comes from Streptomyces sp. Mut1 and encodes:
- a CDS encoding Nif3-like dinuclear metal center hexameric protein, giving the protein MPRLSDVISELDALWPPERAEGWDAVGTVCGDPDAEIHRVLFAVDPIQEIADEAMELGAHLIVTHHPLYLRGTTTVAATTFKGRVVHTLIKQGIALHVAHTNADTADPGVSDALAAALDLRVERPLVPDPTDPAGRRGLGRICVLDHPETLGAFAARAAARLPATAQGIRLAGDPEALVRTVAVSGGSGDSLFDAVRAAGVDAFLTADLRHHPASEATQHSPLGLVDAAHWATEWPWCEQAAAQLEAISDRLGWDLRVHVSKQVTDPWTAHHSSGAPN